GCAACATCTGCATACTGTTAGACTATAGTTAGAACcacccctagatagccaaagggGTTTGAGGTTGATCAACACTCATCCCCCTTCCTCCGCAACCACAATTTAATAGCAACAATAATGCACTTAtaagcattaattttcaaggatgcaaattttggcgtTTTTAGGGGGGTTCGAAttttaggggtggagggtggGTCCCCTAAatccttcagctggtcaggggaggtccaGACGAGTCTATATAACGACGGGTagtttttatataattctGATTGTTAAAACCCGAGAGTTGGAGGTACAAAAATcctaaattcaaattcaaatttttttattttgacgttcAGCATGGCAGTACACTGTgctgaaaattcgaaaaaaatttatctctttttaattttgaggtggaattttttgaaaaataaagaagataCCACTCCGAGATTTGTACACAATTTCACACATGTCATGGGACAACTTTTaagtacattttaaaaaatgcaaaatcctAAAGCTCacttccaaaatttaaattagaaattaaaattgtcccATAAAACCcgtcaaattattattttgttgcgaaagtcattttttgaatttgtggTTTAAAATGATGAGAAGTGTGTTGTTTTGTGCATAGAATTTCCGCTGGGTCAGCTGCCAGTCCTGGAGTTTGAGGGAAAGACAATCTTTCAGTCGAAGGCAATTTACAGATTTTTGGGCAGGCGTTTCGGCCTTGACGGCAAAGACGAATGGGACAGCTTGAAGTGCGATATCGCCATGGACACCATCAACGACATCGGCTTGGGTATGTAACCAAATAGCATTTCTTGTGAATataattgtattaaattttaataaaaagctctGCTGCCTTACGCAACCGAAACTGACGAGGCGGCGAAAAAGATCAAACAGGAAGCGGCCCTGGCGAAAATGGCCTATTTAGTTGACAAGTTGGAAAGTCACCTGGCCAAAAACGATGGGCATTTCGTAGAGGGACAGGTATGACAAGCGTGAGAGTACGatgataatattaatttaattccggAAATTAACAGCTC
The nucleotide sequence above comes from Cloeon dipterum chromosome X, ieCloDipt1.1, whole genome shotgun sequence. Encoded proteins:
- the LOC135945727 gene encoding glutathione S-transferase-like — encoded protein: MPDTKLIYFGLTGRGEPIRYLLAYGGVEFEDVRLTFDDFYKRKNEFPLGQLPVLEFEGKTIFQSKAIYRFLGRRFGLDGKDEWDSLKCDIAMDTINDIGLALLPYATETDEAAKKIKQEAALAKMAYLVDKLESHLAKNDGHFVEGQLTWADFCFAGLHDTYNHRSGGGDVFAGRPLLKALKAKVESLPAVKAYRDKSPSVPF